The sequence GGAACAAATACCGTAGCGTAGATATCCTTTTAATAGATGATATTCAATTCTTAGCTGGAAAAGAATCGACTCAAGAGGAATTTTTCCATACTTTTAATACTCTTCATGAGGAAAGCAAACAAATTGTGATCTCAAGTGACCGGCCACCAAGGGAAATTCCTACTTTGGAAGAGCGTTTACGTTCACGATTTGAATGGGGCCTAATCACGGACATAACGCCGCCTGATTTAGAAACGAGAATCGCTATTTTACGCAAAAAGGCTAAGGCTGACGGGTTAGATATTCCAAATGAGGTCATGTTATATATTGCAAATCAAATTGATTCCAACATTCGTGAATTAGAAGGCGCTCTTATTCGAGTTGTCGCCTATTCTTCATTAGTAAACAAAGATATAAATGCAGATTTAGCAGCGGAAGCTTTAAAAAATATTATCCCTAGCTCTAAACCAAAAATTATTACGATTCCTGACATTCAGCGAGTGGTTGGTGAACATTACCACATCAAATTGGAAGATTTCAAAGCGAAAAAGAGAACAAAATCAATCGCATTTCCGAGGCAAATCGCTATGTATCTATCAAGAGAATTAACGGATCTATCCCTACCAAAAATTGGGGAAGAATTTGGTGGACGGGACCATACAACCGTTATACATGCTCATGAAAAAATATCTAAAATGTTACAAACGGATACTCAATTGCAACGAGAGTTAAAAGACATTCAAGATGAACTAAAGGTCTAAATACGTATAGTGGATTTACTAGTCTAGCAGACTAACAAATGAACAACCTTGTGTATAACTTTTTCAGATCCATTCACAGCTTATCCACATGTGTACAACCTGTATTTCATTGTCTTTTGTAATGGTTATCCACAAATTCACAGGCCCTATTACTATTACTTCTATTTTTTATTAAAAATAATTAATATATATATATCCAAAATTGGAGGATCAGAAATGAGGTTTATCATCCAAAGAGATCACTTAGTACAAAGTGTTCAAGATGTTATGAAGGCAGTAACAAGCAGAACAACGATTCCAATCCTAACGGGTATTAAAATTGTTGCAACTGAAGAAGGCGTAACCTTAACAGGTAGCGATTCAGATATATCGATTGAATCTTTTATTCCAAAAGAAGAAGATGACAAAGAAATTGTTGAAATTAAACAACCCGGTGCCATTATATTACAAGCCCGCTTTTTTAGTGAGATGGTCAAGAAACTCCCTTCTGACTTTGTAGAAATTGAAGTTCAAAACCATTTACAAACCGTCATTCGTTCGGGCAACTCTGAATTTGATTTAATTGGACTTGATGCTGAGGAATATCCACAATTGCCTCAAATTGAAGCTGAAAATGTATTTAAGATTCCGACTGATTTACTTAAGGCCATGATTCGCCAGACCTCTTTCGCAGTGTCCACCTCAGAAACACGCCCGATCTTGACAGGTGTAAACTGGAAGGTTGAAAAAAATGAATTACACTGTATTGCAACAGATAGTCATCGTTTGGCTTTAAGAAAAGCTAAAATCGAAATGGAGACTCCGGCAAACTACAATGTGGTAATTCCTGGGAAAAGTTTAAATGAGCTGAGTAAAATTCTAGCTGATAATAACGAACCAGTAGAAATCGTTATTACTCAAAATCAAGTTCTTTTTAAGGCGAAACATTTGTTATTTTTCTCAAGGTTATTGGAGGGAAATTATCCTGATACGTCGAGATTAATTCCGAATGAAAGTAAAACAGATATTACCTTGCATACGAAGGAATTTTTACAAGCGATTGATCGTGCCTCTTTATTGGCTAGAGAAGGACGAAATAATGTTGTAAAACTATCAACAATCGGAGACAATATGATCGAGATATCCTCTAATACTCCAGAGGTTGGGAAGGTAATAGAAGAATTAAAAGGCATTTCTATTAGCGGAGAGGAATTAAAGATTTCATTTAGCGCAAAGTATATGATGGACGCTTTGAAGGCCATTGAAGGAAATGAAATTAACATACTCTTTACTGGCGCTATGCGGCCATTCGTTATTTATCCCATTCACGATGATTCGACCCTTCAATTAATCCTACCTGTTCGAACTTATTAAAAATAAAAAAAACAATACCATACAATTTATAACTTTCTTGTTATATAAATCCTTAAAAGCTGCCGTTTTTTACGGTAGCTTTTCAATTAGAATGGTAATTTAGGGGATCTGCTCTGATTTCCTTTGTATCTAGTTCATAAATTTAGTAAAATAAAGTATTGAATGTCATTTCTAATCGGAGTGAAAAAATATGAAAAAAATTAACATTGGTACTGAGTACATTACGTTAGGCCAATTTTTACAGATCGCTGACATCATTTCTACAGGTGGAATGGCGAAGTGGTTTTTAAGTGAGTATGAAATTATTATTAACGGGGAACAAGACCAAAGACGAGGAAGAAAGCTTCGCAATGGTGACAAAGTTGAAGTAGAAGGGCATGGCTCCTACCTTGTTGTTGGAAATGAGTAAAAATCAGATACGAAATTTATACAATCTATCATAACTGTAGTGATTACTAGTCAATTGCTATAGCAACCCCTTTTCATTGGTTCAGTTGACTACCAAGAAAAAGCGGGATTAAAGGATGAAGATCATGTTTATTAAAGAGCTAGAGCTAAAAGATTATCGAAACTATGAAAAATTACAGGTTTCATTTGAAAATAAAGTAAATGTATTCCTTGGTGAAAATGCTCAAGGGAAGACCAACATTATGGAATCGATCTATGTACTGGCAATGGCTAAGTCTCATCGAACATCAAATGATAAAGAACTTATCTTATGGGACCGGGAATATGCTAAAATAGAGGGTAGAATACAAAAAAACAATGGATCCATCCCTCTCGAACTCCTGATCTCAAAAAAGGGAAAAAAGGCAAAATTCAATCATATTGAGCAAAAAAAACTTAGTCAATATGTTGGAAATATGAATGTCGTTATGTTTGCTCCTGAAGATTTATCACTTGTAAAAGGCAGTCCACAAGTAAGGCGTCGTTTTATTGATATGGAAATCGGGCAAATTTCTCCTGTCTATTTATACGATGTCGGACAATTAAATAAAGTGATACAACAACGTAATCGCTACTTAAAACAAATGCAGCTTAAACAGCAAAAGGATCAAACGATGCTTGATATTTTAACAGAGCAGTTTATTGCATTAGCGGTAAAAGTCATTGCAAAGCGGTTTGAGTTTATCGAGTTACTGCAAAACTGGGCACTTCCTATCCATAAAGGCATTTCTCGCGAGCTAGAAGAGCTCAAAATTAGATATAAACCATCTGTAGAGGTATCAGAAGACCAAGATTTGTCGAAAATGATTACTATCTATGAAAATAAATATAGTCAAATGAAAGAGAAGGAAATTGAACGAGGAAGTACGCAATTTGGTCCGCAACGAGATGATCTATTATTTTATGTCAATGACCGTGAAGTTCAAACTTATGGTTCACAAGGACAACAAAGAACAACAGCTCTATCAATTAAACTTGCTGAAATTGAGTTAATATATGCTGAAATTGGAGAATATCCTATCCTTCTACTAGATGATGTTCTATCTGAGTTAGATGATCATCGTCAGTCCCACTTACTCAATACCATTCAAGACAAAGTCCAAACCTTTGTAACAACAACAAGTGTGGACGGAATCAATCACGAGACACTGAAGGGGGCAACTACATTTTTTGTGAAAAATGGTACATTAGAACAGGTTCAGTGAGGTGAAATTGTGTATTTAGATTTTGGAGTGGAACAATTGATCCATGATAAAGAGATCGTTGCCATTATTGATAAAAAGAGCATCGAATCATCAACAGATCTGAATGATTTTTTAAAACAGTATGAAAATCATTCAGTCCACCAATCAAAAGGAACGTTCAAATCAATCATTATTACAAATAATCATATTTATTTTTCCCCCTTCACATCTAATACATTAAAAAAGAGATTAGGAAAACCGTCTTTATTTGAATAGATTCTGCTGAAGACAATGAGCCTAGATAGCTAATGGTTAATTCTGTTAATAAATAATCATTTACCATGTTGCTTATGGTTCTTTTTATAAATGGCGTTATGAAAGTCAAAGGAAAGTGTGGGTGACTGATATGGCAATGGAGCAAAATAATTCTCCTGAACAAACATATGGTGCCGATCAAATTCAAGTGTTAGAGGGTCTAGAAGCAGTTCGAAAGAGACCCGGGATGTATATTGGTTCAACAAGTGCAAGAGGCCTTCACCATTTAGTATGGGAAATTGTTGACAATAGTATTGATGAAGCTCTCGCAGGCTATTGTACGGAGATAAATGTCATCATTGAAGAGGATAATAGCATTACCGTTACAGATAATGGCCGAGGGATTCCTGTTGGAATTCAGGAAAAAACAGGCCGTCCTGCTGTTGAAACGATATTGACTGTCCTTCATGCAGGAGGAAAATTTGGCGGTGGAGGATACAAAGTATCTGGAGGATTACATGGTGTAGGTGCCTCCGTTGTTAATGCTCTTTCCTCCCAATTAGAAGTAACTGTTCATCGTGAAGGTCATATTCATTATCAAAAATTTGAAAGAGGCGTTCCTGTCGAAGATTTA is a genomic window of Niallia sp. XMNu-256 containing:
- the recF gene encoding DNA replication/repair protein RecF translates to MFIKELELKDYRNYEKLQVSFENKVNVFLGENAQGKTNIMESIYVLAMAKSHRTSNDKELILWDREYAKIEGRIQKNNGSIPLELLISKKGKKAKFNHIEQKKLSQYVGNMNVVMFAPEDLSLVKGSPQVRRRFIDMEIGQISPVYLYDVGQLNKVIQQRNRYLKQMQLKQQKDQTMLDILTEQFIALAVKVIAKRFEFIELLQNWALPIHKGISRELEELKIRYKPSVEVSEDQDLSKMITIYENKYSQMKEKEIERGSTQFGPQRDDLLFYVNDREVQTYGSQGQQRTTALSIKLAEIELIYAEIGEYPILLLDDVLSELDDHRQSHLLNTIQDKVQTFVTTTSVDGINHETLKGATTFFVKNGTLEQVQ
- a CDS encoding extracellular matrix/biofilm biosynthesis regulator RemA family protein; the protein is MYLDFGVEQLIHDKEIVAIIDKKSIESSTDLNDFLKQYENHSVHQSKGTFKSIIITNNHIYFSPFTSNTLKKRLGKPSLFE
- the dnaN gene encoding DNA polymerase III subunit beta, which gives rise to MRFIIQRDHLVQSVQDVMKAVTSRTTIPILTGIKIVATEEGVTLTGSDSDISIESFIPKEEDDKEIVEIKQPGAIILQARFFSEMVKKLPSDFVEIEVQNHLQTVIRSGNSEFDLIGLDAEEYPQLPQIEAENVFKIPTDLLKAMIRQTSFAVSTSETRPILTGVNWKVEKNELHCIATDSHRLALRKAKIEMETPANYNVVIPGKSLNELSKILADNNEPVEIVITQNQVLFKAKHLLFFSRLLEGNYPDTSRLIPNESKTDITLHTKEFLQAIDRASLLAREGRNNVVKLSTIGDNMIEISSNTPEVGKVIEELKGISISGEELKISFSAKYMMDALKAIEGNEINILFTGAMRPFVIYPIHDDSTLQLILPVRTY
- the dnaA gene encoding chromosomal replication initiator protein DnaA, translated to MENIEDLWNSILANVEKKVSKPSFDTWLKATKAHSLQGNSLVVTAPNEFARDWLEERYSPLISGALFEITGEEFGVKFIIPQSESDSKSEVSGPPKIQKREENHAEFHGNMLNKKNTFDTFVIGSGNRFAHAASLAVAEAPAKAYNPLFIYGGVGLGKTHLMHAIGHYVLSHNPSAKVVYLSSEKFTNEFINSIRDNTAEEFRNKYRSVDILLIDDIQFLAGKESTQEEFFHTFNTLHEESKQIVISSDRPPREIPTLEERLRSRFEWGLITDITPPDLETRIAILRKKAKADGLDIPNEVMLYIANQIDSNIRELEGALIRVVAYSSLVNKDINADLAAEALKNIIPSSKPKIITIPDIQRVVGEHYHIKLEDFKAKKRTKSIAFPRQIAMYLSRELTDLSLPKIGEEFGGRDHTTVIHAHEKISKMLQTDTQLQRELKDIQDELKV
- the yaaA gene encoding S4 domain-containing protein YaaA, translated to MKKINIGTEYITLGQFLQIADIISTGGMAKWFLSEYEIIINGEQDQRRGRKLRNGDKVEVEGHGSYLVVGNE